One Cryobacterium roopkundense genomic region harbors:
- a CDS encoding Lrp/AsnC family transcriptional regulator: MTSAASAHSDQPTQLDGLSRRIIEQLQIDGRRSYAEIGKAVGLSEAAVRQRVQKLTEAGVVQVVAVINPDQLGFDRRAMIGITASGDTRVIADQLAHLSAVGAVVLTAGSFDILAEVICEDDEALLEVLNSQIRTLTGVVSTETFVYLKMRSQFHAWALGEQ, encoded by the coding sequence ATGACATCTGCCGCGAGCGCGCACTCTGACCAACCCACGCAGCTCGACGGACTATCGCGACGTATCATCGAGCAGTTACAGATCGACGGACGCCGCTCCTACGCCGAGATCGGCAAGGCCGTCGGCCTGAGTGAGGCCGCCGTTCGGCAGCGCGTGCAGAAACTCACCGAGGCAGGGGTCGTGCAGGTCGTGGCCGTGATCAATCCCGACCAACTGGGCTTTGACCGGCGGGCCATGATCGGCATCACGGCGAGCGGTGACACTCGAGTGATCGCCGATCAACTGGCCCACCTGTCAGCGGTCGGCGCCGTCGTGCTCACAGCGGGCTCGTTCGATATTCTCGCCGAGGTGATCTGCGAGGACGACGAAGCACTGCTGGAGGTGCTCAACTCGCAGATACGCACCCTGACCGGAGTCGTGTCTACCGAGACGTTCGTGTACCTCAAGATGCGTTCGCAGTTCCATGCTTGGGCCCTCGGCGAGCAGTGA
- a CDS encoding FHA domain-containing protein has product MTEKTTPNGTGGRVGCVLWPGSAPEWTFVVGRRFVAAVPVEAGASVLEALHQLDDSSAPFCIDDVLALPELGHGARLASLVVAVPEDSAAPDGAPVSVFVRGPIVIDLFSVGGSRRISDGGLEQGLRADFQAVTGFVIGSALVARVHPDELESGQAIGLGAISGSALFWSEEHTFQAHAPVQAAASPGPLAVLGDIRSPAPAPAPAPAPAPDIEFGFGFGDTVLRPPLSPGRDRAQGERHRDADTVMRPSARTSRPGQPMTPADAPKPLARYGFRLPDGSERRLDAVYRLGRRPVPSRVDDGSPSRLITISSQTSAVSGTHLEIRQDGDSVVVTDVGSTNGTLVLPPRGRRQRLRAGQSLAVRPGTRVDIGDGNIIEVTR; this is encoded by the coding sequence GTGACGGAAAAGACAACGCCGAACGGAACCGGCGGCCGTGTGGGCTGTGTGCTCTGGCCGGGCTCCGCGCCGGAGTGGACGTTCGTGGTGGGGCGGCGGTTCGTCGCCGCGGTACCCGTCGAGGCGGGCGCATCCGTGCTGGAAGCTTTGCACCAACTCGACGATTCTTCTGCTCCATTCTGCATCGACGATGTGCTGGCTCTTCCTGAACTCGGGCACGGGGCCCGCCTCGCGAGCCTGGTCGTCGCGGTTCCTGAGGACTCGGCGGCGCCCGACGGCGCTCCCGTGTCGGTTTTCGTGCGAGGACCCATCGTGATCGATCTCTTTTCGGTCGGCGGATCTCGCCGCATTTCCGACGGTGGTCTGGAGCAGGGGCTCCGCGCCGACTTCCAAGCCGTCACCGGATTCGTCATCGGGTCGGCGCTCGTGGCGCGGGTGCATCCCGATGAACTTGAATCGGGCCAGGCCATCGGGCTCGGTGCTATCTCCGGGAGCGCCCTGTTCTGGTCGGAAGAGCACACGTTTCAAGCGCACGCGCCAGTCCAGGCAGCGGCTTCCCCCGGCCCGCTGGCGGTGCTCGGCGACATCCGCTCGCCCGCACCCGCACCCGCACCCGCACCCGCACCCGCGCCCGATATCGAGTTCGGGTTCGGGTTCGGCGACACTGTGCTGCGGCCACCGCTCTCGCCCGGTCGGGACCGTGCACAGGGGGAACGTCACCGGGACGCCGACACCGTCATGCGTCCCTCGGCCCGCACGTCACGGCCGGGACAGCCGATGACTCCGGCCGACGCACCGAAACCCCTCGCACGATACGGGTTTCGACTTCCCGATGGATCGGAACGGCGGTTGGATGCCGTCTACCGACTAGGGCGGCGCCCGGTGCCCTCGCGGGTCGATGACGGGAGCCCGTCGCGGTTGATCACCATCTCCTCACAGACCTCGGCGGTCTCGGGCACCCACCTCGAAATTCGTCAGGACGGCGATTCAGTCGTGGTCACTGACGTAGGCTCGACGAACGGCACACTGGTACTTCCTCCACGCGGACGTCGGCAGCGTCTGCGCGCCGGACAGTCGCTCGCGGTGCGTCCCGGTACCCGGGTCGACATTGGGGACGGTAATATCATCGAAGTCACCCGATGA
- a CDS encoding PP2C family protein-serine/threonine phosphatase codes for MTQIGQSSTEFTVEMPATRATVTLAWAALTDVGHRREVNEDSVLVGAPIFAVADGMGGHSAGDVASAAVVTRLAEHVGKPGLDAQSIDAALGQAVEDMKTGPGVTDQGTGTTVTGVALAAVSGKPSWIVFNIGDSRVYQLNAGVLEQVTTDHSVVQELFDAGRITREEAEVHPHGNIITRAVGFHEPPIPDYRILPLQAGMRILVCSDGLSKEITSYGIRHFLMSHPKVADAADALVEAALDNGGRDNVTVIVLDVLSVAEAPATIDDLLNASGGKN; via the coding sequence GTGACCCAGATTGGTCAAAGCTCAACCGAATTCACGGTTGAGATGCCCGCCACACGCGCCACTGTCACCCTCGCCTGGGCGGCGCTCACAGATGTGGGCCACCGTCGCGAAGTGAATGAAGACAGCGTTCTCGTCGGAGCTCCCATTTTTGCGGTTGCCGATGGCATGGGCGGTCACTCCGCCGGAGACGTAGCGAGTGCTGCAGTGGTCACGCGCCTCGCCGAGCATGTCGGAAAACCCGGGCTCGATGCGCAGTCCATCGACGCGGCACTCGGCCAAGCCGTTGAAGACATGAAGACCGGCCCCGGAGTCACCGACCAGGGAACGGGCACGACCGTCACGGGTGTCGCGCTCGCCGCGGTGTCGGGCAAGCCCAGCTGGATCGTGTTCAATATCGGCGACTCTCGCGTTTACCAACTCAACGCCGGTGTTCTCGAACAAGTCACGACCGACCATTCAGTGGTGCAGGAACTCTTCGATGCCGGACGCATCACCCGGGAGGAAGCCGAGGTGCACCCGCACGGCAACATCATCACCCGCGCGGTGGGCTTCCACGAACCGCCCATTCCCGACTACCGCATACTTCCCCTGCAGGCGGGGATGCGCATCCTGGTGTGCTCAGACGGACTGTCGAAGGAAATCACGTCGTACGGTATCCGGCATTTTCTGATGTCGCACCCCAAGGTCGCGGACGCTGCCGACGCGCTCGTGGAGGCCGCGCTGGACAACGGCGGCCGTGACAATGTGACCGTGATCGTGTTGGACGTTCTCAGCGTCGCAGAAGCGCCCGCGACCATCGACGATCTCCTGAACGCAAGCGGCGGCAAAAACTAA
- a CDS encoding ISL3 family transposase — protein MQNLTLWRTLLGVDKTVVEAVDLDMETGILVASVRPTASMRNRCGSCRKRCPRYDAGEGRRRWRSLDAGSVQVQLEAAAPRVRCGVHGVTVAAVPWARHQSGHTLFFDDQVAWLATQTSKTAITVLMRIAWRTVGAIITRVWADTEKQFDQFADLTRIGIDEISYKRGHKYLTCVVDHDSGRLIWAAPGQDKATLATFFDALGPERSAMITHVSADGAAWIATVVKERAPNAVRCADPFHVVKWATEALDEVRRAAWNDARKAARHNEAGRGRGRPPTGAPARPDSARAMGIKNCRYALWKNPENLTEKQQAKLAWIVQTDPRLARAYYLKEGLRVIFKLPLDEATEALDKWVSWARRCRIPSFVKLQRSIVKHRTAILASIEHGLSNGRVESMNTKIRLMTRIAFGFKAPDARVALAMLSLGGHKPVLPGRD, from the coding sequence GTGCAAAACTTAACACTATGGCGAACTCTGCTCGGAGTCGACAAGACAGTTGTCGAGGCAGTGGATCTCGACATGGAGACGGGCATTCTGGTCGCGTCGGTGCGTCCGACGGCGTCGATGCGGAACCGTTGCGGGTCCTGCCGGAAGCGCTGCCCCCGCTACGACGCTGGTGAGGGTCGGCGGCGCTGGCGATCACTGGATGCTGGCTCGGTGCAGGTCCAGTTGGAAGCTGCGGCGCCGCGGGTGAGGTGCGGTGTTCACGGCGTGACCGTCGCCGCCGTGCCGTGGGCTCGGCATCAAAGCGGACACACGCTGTTCTTCGACGACCAAGTCGCGTGGCTGGCCACGCAAACATCCAAAACGGCGATCACGGTGTTGATGCGCATCGCGTGGCGCACCGTCGGCGCGATCATCACCCGGGTCTGGGCAGACACGGAGAAGCAATTCGACCAGTTCGCCGACCTCACCCGGATCGGTATCGACGAAATCAGCTACAAACGCGGCCACAAGTATTTGACGTGTGTCGTGGACCACGATTCCGGCCGCCTCATCTGGGCAGCACCGGGCCAGGACAAGGCCACCCTCGCGACGTTCTTCGACGCGCTGGGGCCGGAGCGCTCGGCGATGATCACGCATGTTTCCGCGGACGGCGCAGCCTGGATCGCCACTGTCGTCAAGGAACGAGCCCCTAACGCCGTTCGTTGCGCCGACCCGTTCCATGTCGTGAAATGGGCCACGGAGGCCCTCGATGAGGTCCGCCGAGCCGCGTGGAACGACGCCCGCAAAGCCGCCCGGCACAACGAGGCCGGACGAGGCCGTGGCCGACCTCCAACCGGAGCGCCGGCCCGCCCGGATAGCGCCCGGGCCATGGGCATCAAGAACTGCCGATACGCGCTCTGGAAGAACCCGGAGAACCTCACCGAGAAGCAACAAGCGAAGCTCGCCTGGATCGTGCAGACCGACCCGCGGCTGGCCCGCGCTTACTACCTGAAGGAAGGCCTCCGTGTCATCTTCAAACTGCCTCTCGACGAAGCGACTGAAGCGCTGGACAAATGGGTCAGCTGGGCCCGCCGCTGCCGAATCCCATCCTTCGTGAAACTACAGAGAAGCATCGTCAAACACCGCACCGCGATCCTGGCTTCCATCGAGCACGGCCTCTCAAACGGGCGGGTCGAATCCATGAACACCAAGATCCGCCTCATGACTCGCATCGCGTTCGGCTTCAAAGCACCCGACGCCCGCGTCGCCCTCGCGATGCTCAGCCTCGGCGGACACAAACCCGTACTTCCGGGCCGGGATTAA
- a CDS encoding serine/threonine-protein kinase, with protein MSRRLPSTAPSLPGFTYVRALGSGGFADVFLFEQNLPRRPVAVKVLLAGVVTDEVRQLFRAEANVMAQLGSHPSILTVFQSSVSADGRPYLVMEYCTANLSQRYRSEQLAVPDVLRIGIKIAGAVESAHRTGVLHRDIKPSNILITAYGHPVLSDFGIAATLADATGDSACAAGESGAAGVGMSIPWSAPEVLRGEVSGSIATEVWALGATLYSLLAGRSPFEVPGGDNESAALMARISRARVPRIDRADVPARLDEILARAMHRRSDHRQLSVLELIRELQSVEAELGLAQTPLEVSVDDWAAAIPADANDHTRITGTALSARAPGRRRESRSGAPATRTRDSTRGRTDHSRRTPGNNRSQTSLTGRRSGIHDGRRRRTTIAVLVAALVLVVGIAGVAVTLLVGNESTGIPRVSDVSGASEGGTIVFRWTDPGVESSDNYVVQLRSGEKSIQRGTEFGVDPGGSGAVCVTVTVNRSGASGQPSAEKCVDPVVNR; from the coding sequence ATGTCACGACGGCTACCGTCGACGGCGCCGTCGCTGCCTGGTTTCACGTACGTGCGGGCGCTCGGGTCGGGCGGGTTTGCGGACGTCTTCCTATTCGAGCAGAATCTGCCGCGACGCCCTGTCGCTGTCAAAGTGCTGCTTGCCGGAGTCGTCACCGACGAGGTACGCCAGCTGTTTCGCGCCGAGGCGAACGTGATGGCTCAACTGGGGTCACATCCGTCGATTCTCACCGTCTTCCAATCCAGTGTGTCCGCCGACGGCCGACCGTACCTGGTGATGGAATACTGCACGGCGAACCTGAGCCAGCGATACCGCTCTGAACAGCTCGCTGTGCCCGACGTACTTCGGATCGGAATCAAGATAGCCGGGGCGGTTGAAAGTGCGCACCGCACCGGGGTGCTCCATCGCGACATCAAGCCGTCCAACATTCTCATTACCGCATACGGGCATCCGGTACTCTCTGATTTTGGCATCGCCGCCACCCTGGCAGACGCTACAGGCGATAGCGCGTGTGCAGCCGGGGAGTCCGGTGCGGCAGGAGTGGGCATGTCGATTCCCTGGTCTGCGCCCGAGGTGCTGCGCGGTGAGGTGTCTGGTTCCATCGCCACGGAAGTGTGGGCGCTCGGAGCCACCCTGTACTCCCTGCTCGCCGGACGATCGCCGTTCGAGGTGCCCGGCGGTGACAACGAATCCGCAGCACTAATGGCTCGAATCTCGCGGGCCAGGGTGCCCCGCATCGACCGAGCGGACGTGCCGGCCCGACTCGACGAGATCCTGGCCAGGGCGATGCACCGCCGTTCGGACCATCGCCAGCTCAGCGTGCTGGAACTCATCCGAGAGCTGCAGTCGGTGGAGGCCGAGCTGGGCCTCGCACAGACGCCGCTCGAGGTGTCTGTCGACGATTGGGCGGCTGCCATTCCCGCCGATGCCAACGACCACACCCGGATCACCGGAACGGCCCTGTCCGCACGGGCGCCCGGCCGCCGCCGCGAGTCTCGCTCGGGTGCGCCCGCGACTCGAACCCGGGACAGCACCCGCGGCCGAACCGATCATTCTCGTCGCACCCCTGGAAACAATCGAAGTCAGACGTCCCTGACCGGCCGTCGTTCCGGCATCCACGATGGTCGTCGGCGGAGGACGACTATCGCGGTCCTCGTCGCGGCGCTTGTTCTGGTCGTGGGCATTGCAGGTGTGGCCGTCACACTCCTCGTGGGAAACGAATCCACGGGAATTCCGCGCGTGAGCGATGTCTCGGGGGCTTCCGAAGGGGGCACGATCGTGTTCCGTTGGACGGACCCCGGAGTGGAATCGAGTGACAACTACGTCGTGCAGCTGCGAAGCGGCGAGAAGAGCATCCAGCGCGGCACGGAGTTCGGTGTTGATCCGGGCGGAAGCGGCGCAGTGTGCGTCACCGTCACGGTCAACCGTTCGGGTGCGAGTGGGCAGCCGAGCGCCGAGAAATGCGTCGATCCCGTGGTGAACAGATGA